TTGGCCAATAAGGGTAATGGTGCTGTTGTTGTAAGCGACTCAGCTGGAACATCAAAGATTCTACCAGATTCTACGTATATTTTCAAGCACGATAACCCACTATCACTGGCTCGGAAAATAATGGATGCGCTACTGGCCACAGAGCAGGGAAAAAGTGACTGGATGGCTAAAAATAAGCATATGGTTTCCGGCATAACTTCAAACAGTTGGATCAATCAAATTATAACGGCATTGGAACCCTGCCACGAAAGGATTAGTTAAAACAACTTGAGTGGCAGTTAGTCAGGATGATAGAATAAAGGAACTATGGTGAATACGACGTAAACCTATTTTATTTTAGCTCAATACTGGCTATACTTGGTATCCTGAAATTTCTGAATTCATACTTGCTATCAAGTTCGTTTAATATATCACGCATTTTACAAACTCCCTTAAAAGTATCGTGTGGATCCTTACTAAAAGCTAAAATCATAGCCTCCTCCCATCCGTCTGGCTGAAAGTCAAATGCCTTAATCTGTTTTATTAAGTTATTAGGTGATCTGCTGATAAAGTAGGATTTGTTGAGCAGGGCAATGGTATGTGCAAACTGATTGGTCAACTCTATTGATGACCACGACAGTTGAATAAAGTCATCAGAATGATACGCCCTATAGGCTTTGGAGAAATGTGCAATAAATGTATTCAGTTCAACAGCATTTTCAAATTGTTTCGGATCACGTTTCAGGTTATTGTAGATATTGATTAAACCCGAATAGGTATTTTCGGCATCAAAGTATACCTTCATATTAAGGATAGAGCCTGCTTTTAATGGCCATTGCATATTCAGGTACTCCATCTCCTTCCTTAACGTATCAATCGGTATTACACGTAAATCAATGTAGGTGGTACCATACAGATATTCGAACCAATTGGAAACTCCGTGTTTTATGGCTACCACAAAATCGAGATCCGAAAATGGAGTAAATTGGTTAGCAGCAAAAG
This region of Fulvivirga ulvae genomic DNA includes:
- a CDS encoding nucleotidyltransferase domain-containing protein, whose amino-acid sequence is MELIPLQEEPDEIALHILDKLKKKYGSRLLLFGIKGSFAANQFTPFSDLDFVVAIKHGVSNWFEYLYGTTYIDLRVIPIDTLRKEMEYLNMQWPLKAGSILNMKVYFDAENTYSGLINIYNNLKRDPKQFENAVELNTFIAHFSKAYRAYHSDDFIQLSWSSIELTNQFAHTIALLNKSYFISRSPNNLIKQIKAFDFQPDGWEEAMILAFSKDPHDTFKGVCKMRDILNELDSKYEFRNFRIPSIASIELK